One Tomitella gaofuii DNA segment encodes these proteins:
- a CDS encoding YgfZ/GcvT domain-containing protein: protein MSVSGAVPAAPGTGVVSDDGVAWHFGDPFGEQRAAARGIAVVDRSHRPVIRVPGPERLTWLHSLTSQHLESLSPGDGAEDLVLDIAGRIQEHFVLTDMDDTLWLDTEPGHGHSLLHYLTSMVFWAKVEPQAADDHAVLTVLGDGARADAQPPPGFAAMVPVPDRPYSSSPLPGGGFVRRMPWPGQGALDFVVPRGELAGWWERLTEAGARPAGTWAYEALRVESLRPRLSVDTDDRTIPHEVRWIGGPDAAGAVHLDKGCYRGQETVARVHNLGKPPRNLVLLHLDGSEDERPAPGDAVTADGRRVGRVGTVIDHFELGPVALALLKRSVSPDTALTAGGLAASIDPDSVPHDDRVQAGRAAIDRLRGR from the coding sequence ATGTCGGTATCCGGCGCCGTCCCCGCCGCGCCGGGCACGGGCGTGGTCTCCGACGACGGCGTCGCATGGCATTTCGGCGACCCGTTCGGCGAGCAACGCGCGGCCGCCCGCGGCATCGCCGTGGTGGACCGCTCGCACCGGCCCGTGATCCGCGTGCCCGGGCCGGAACGCCTCACCTGGCTGCACTCGCTCACCAGTCAGCACCTCGAGTCCCTGTCGCCCGGCGACGGCGCCGAGGACCTCGTCCTCGACATCGCGGGCCGCATCCAGGAGCACTTCGTGCTCACCGACATGGACGACACCCTGTGGTTGGACACGGAGCCCGGCCACGGGCACTCGCTGCTCCACTACCTGACCTCGATGGTGTTCTGGGCGAAAGTGGAGCCGCAGGCCGCCGACGACCACGCGGTCCTCACGGTGCTCGGCGACGGCGCCCGGGCGGACGCGCAGCCGCCTCCGGGGTTCGCGGCGATGGTGCCGGTGCCGGACCGGCCGTACTCGTCCTCGCCACTGCCCGGCGGCGGATTCGTCCGTCGCATGCCGTGGCCCGGACAGGGCGCGCTGGACTTCGTCGTTCCGCGTGGCGAGCTGGCGGGCTGGTGGGAACGACTCACCGAGGCGGGCGCGCGTCCCGCCGGCACGTGGGCGTACGAAGCGCTGCGGGTCGAATCCCTGCGGCCCAGGCTCTCCGTCGACACCGACGACCGCACCATCCCCCACGAGGTCCGCTGGATCGGCGGGCCGGACGCGGCGGGTGCGGTGCACCTGGACAAGGGCTGCTACCGCGGGCAGGAGACGGTGGCCCGCGTGCACAACCTGGGCAAGCCCCCGCGGAACCTGGTGCTGCTGCACCTCGACGGCAGCGAAGACGAGCGCCCCGCCCCCGGCGACGCCGTCACCGCGGACGGCCGCAGGGTGGGCCGTGTCGGCACGGTGATCGACCACTTCGAGCTGGGCCCCGTCGCCCTCGCTCTGCTCAAGCGCTCGGTCTCCCCGGACACCGCCCTCACCGCCGGCGGCCTCGCCGCGTCCATCGACCCCGATTCCGTCCCCCACGACGACCGGGTGCAGGCCGGCCGCGCCGCGATCGACCGCTTGAGGGGGCGCTGA
- a CDS encoding aminodeoxychorismate lyase, which translates to MTDSGVNDGPGGAGGGGQVVMTLDGTEHAADAPLLFADDLAVLRGDGVFETVLVRGGAPRLLDAHIERLARSARMLELPSPDKQAWRRLAEAAAARWGAEGEGVMRLVLSRGRESGGGPTGFALVSSLPARSVRVRKDGVAVITMDCGRSVETAGASPWELAGAKSISYASNMAALRYAERQGAGDVILVSSEGYVLEGPRSTVVIARDGGFISPPVEHGILPGTTQHALFEAARERRISCRHAPLRPADLIAAEGVWLLSSTTLVATVRTVNGVDIGRSDLDGAVRSMVEAAVGGGSGSGADADPQKSDAPQQAGAAPRSATADAARG; encoded by the coding sequence ATGACTGATTCGGGCGTGAACGATGGTCCTGGCGGCGCTGGTGGTGGCGGGCAGGTCGTGATGACCCTCGACGGCACGGAGCATGCGGCCGACGCCCCGCTGCTCTTCGCGGACGACCTGGCCGTGCTCCGCGGCGACGGGGTGTTCGAGACGGTACTGGTGCGTGGAGGCGCACCGCGGCTGCTGGACGCGCACATCGAGCGTCTGGCCAGGTCGGCGCGCATGCTGGAGCTGCCGTCGCCGGACAAGCAGGCGTGGCGGCGGTTGGCTGAGGCCGCCGCGGCACGGTGGGGGGCGGAGGGTGAGGGCGTGATGCGCCTCGTCCTGAGCCGCGGACGCGAGTCGGGGGGCGGGCCGACCGGATTCGCGCTCGTCTCGTCGCTGCCCGCCCGGAGTGTGCGGGTGCGCAAGGACGGCGTCGCGGTCATCACGATGGACTGCGGGAGGTCCGTGGAGACGGCGGGCGCGTCGCCGTGGGAGCTGGCGGGGGCGAAGTCCATCTCGTACGCGTCGAACATGGCGGCCCTTCGGTACGCCGAGCGGCAGGGGGCCGGGGACGTGATCCTCGTCAGCTCCGAGGGGTACGTGCTGGAGGGCCCGCGCTCGACGGTGGTGATCGCACGGGACGGCGGGTTCATCAGCCCGCCGGTGGAGCACGGAATCCTGCCGGGCACCACGCAGCATGCGCTTTTCGAGGCGGCCCGTGAACGCCGGATCAGCTGCCGGCATGCTCCGCTGCGGCCGGCGGACCTCATCGCCGCGGAAGGAGTGTGGTTGCTGTCGTCGACCACCCTGGTGGCGACCGTGCGCACGGTCAACGGGGTCGACATCGGCCGATCGGACCTGGACGGCGCCGTGCGGTCCATGGTGGAGGCGGCGGTCGGCGGCGGTTCGGGCTCCGGGGCCGACGCCGACCCGCAGAAGAGCGACGCTCCGCAGCAGGCCGGCGCCGCGCCCCGGTCTGCCACCGCTGACGCTGCGCGCGGCTAG
- a CDS encoding ScbR family autoregulator-binding transcription factor, whose translation MVKQARAFTTRALIVKGAAIAFERYGYDGASLNEVVEAAGTTKGALYFHFKTKESLAREVIAAQQRQSVAAVETIEASDATALEKIVMVCHEMARQILEDPIVRAGMRITLELSLTDGPHHPYENWITGCARLARRAIDEGDLREDVDAEALGHFIVSAFTGVQLFSQFQTQRADLPQRVHEMLQVLLSGLVPPRRRGRLDKILAAGWTPASES comes from the coding sequence ATGGTCAAACAGGCCCGTGCCTTCACCACGCGCGCCCTCATAGTCAAAGGCGCGGCCATCGCCTTCGAGCGGTACGGCTACGACGGGGCCAGCCTGAACGAAGTCGTCGAGGCCGCCGGAACGACGAAGGGCGCGCTGTACTTCCACTTCAAGACCAAGGAATCCCTCGCCCGCGAGGTCATCGCAGCACAGCAGCGTCAGTCCGTCGCCGCCGTCGAGACCATCGAAGCGTCGGACGCCACGGCGTTGGAGAAGATCGTCATGGTCTGCCACGAGATGGCACGGCAGATCCTGGAAGACCCGATAGTCCGGGCCGGCATGCGCATCACCCTTGAATTGAGCCTCACGGACGGCCCGCACCACCCGTACGAGAACTGGATCACCGGCTGCGCACGCCTCGCGCGCCGCGCCATCGACGAGGGCGATCTACGCGAGGACGTCGACGCCGAGGCGCTGGGCCACTTCATCGTCTCCGCTTTCACCGGCGTCCAATTGTTCTCCCAGTTTCAGACACAACGGGCCGATCTCCCCCAGCGCGTCCACGAAATGCTGCAGGTTCTGCTGTCCGGGCTGGTCCCGCCCCGCCGCCGGGGCAGGCTCGACAAGATCCTCGCCGCGGGGTGGACGCCCGCGTCGGAATCCTGA
- a CDS encoding FABP family protein, producing MSGPSSDAPAGDGAGGQPPVAGSANRAVSEAAERAAATGTSDRNVGNLAGLPLPDDTANLRQGPDLNPALLALLPLVGVWRGEGEGDSPELGGHRFGQQITVTHDGGAYLSWEARAWLLDDEGAYARPTLRESGFWRITDDDVIEFMLTHSSGVIEMFYGAPRNQSSWEMATDVVIRSATGPHYGGATRIYGIVEGGDLAYVEERAFADGEPRPHMSARLSRYAG from the coding sequence ATGTCGGGGCCGTCGAGCGACGCCCCGGCCGGGGACGGCGCCGGCGGGCAGCCGCCCGTCGCGGGTTCCGCCAACCGGGCTGTCTCCGAGGCTGCCGAGCGGGCCGCCGCCACCGGCACGTCCGACCGCAACGTTGGCAACCTCGCGGGCCTGCCGCTGCCGGACGACACCGCAAACCTGCGGCAGGGGCCGGACCTCAACCCTGCGCTGCTGGCGCTGCTTCCGCTGGTGGGGGTGTGGCGCGGCGAGGGCGAGGGGGACTCCCCCGAGCTGGGCGGGCACCGATTCGGCCAGCAGATCACCGTCACCCACGACGGCGGCGCGTATCTCTCCTGGGAGGCTCGCGCATGGCTGCTCGACGATGAGGGCGCATATGCCCGCCCCACTCTCCGCGAATCGGGTTTCTGGCGCATCACCGACGACGATGTCATCGAGTTCATGCTCACTCACAGTTCCGGCGTGATCGAGATGTTCTACGGCGCGCCGCGCAACCAGTCCTCGTGGGAGATGGCGACCGATGTCGTCATCCGCAGCGCCACCGGCCCCCACTATGGCGGCGCCACCCGCATCTACGGGATCGTCGAGGGCGGCGACCTCGCGTATGTCGAGGAGCGCGCCTTCGCCGACGGCGAACCCCGCCCGCACATGTCGGCGCGACTCAGCCGCTACGCCGGCTGA
- a CDS encoding DUF1416 domain-containing protein: MCGAPVQSQTLPAGVDAETETVITGRVVGKDGQPVGGAFVRLLDSSGEFTAEVVASATGDFRFFAGPGSWTVRALSSAGNGDTTVAPSGPGVHETTITLAA, encoded by the coding sequence ATGTGCGGAGCACCAGTGCAGAGTCAGACCCTCCCCGCCGGGGTCGACGCCGAGACCGAGACCGTCATCACCGGCCGGGTCGTGGGTAAGGACGGCCAGCCGGTGGGCGGCGCGTTCGTCCGGCTGCTCGACTCGTCGGGCGAGTTCACCGCGGAGGTGGTGGCGTCCGCAACCGGCGACTTCCGGTTCTTCGCCGGACCGGGCAGCTGGACCGTCCGCGCGCTGTCGTCGGCCGGCAACGGCGACACGACCGTCGCGCCGTCCGGGCCGGGAGTCCACGAGACGACCATCACCCTCGCCGCGTAA
- a CDS encoding sulfurtransferase — protein MARSDVLVSTDWAQKNIGADGVVFVEVDEDTSAYETGHIEGAVRLDWRADLQDAVRRDFLDREGFSRLLSERGIANDDTVVLYGGNNNWFAAYAYWYLKYYGHQDVKLIDGGRKKWELDARPLSTDTVRRPATEYAAQEPDASIRAYRDDVIAAIGNQNLVDVRSPGEFSGELAAPAHLPQEQAQGRGHVPGALNVPWSQAANEDGTFKSDEELSALYGAKGFDDAKETIAYCRIGERSSHTWFVLQEILGKKNVKNYDGSWVEYGSLVGAPIEQGA, from the coding sequence ATGGCACGCTCCGACGTCCTGGTCAGCACCGACTGGGCACAGAAGAACATCGGCGCGGACGGCGTCGTCTTCGTCGAGGTCGACGAAGACACCAGCGCGTACGAGACCGGACACATCGAGGGCGCCGTGCGCCTGGACTGGCGCGCGGACCTGCAGGATGCGGTCCGCCGCGATTTCCTCGACCGCGAGGGCTTCAGCCGCCTCCTCTCCGAGCGCGGCATCGCCAACGACGACACCGTCGTCCTCTACGGCGGCAACAACAACTGGTTCGCCGCCTACGCCTACTGGTACCTGAAGTACTACGGCCACCAGGACGTCAAGCTCATCGACGGCGGCCGCAAGAAATGGGAGCTCGACGCCCGCCCGCTGTCCACCGATACGGTGCGCCGCCCCGCCACCGAGTACGCGGCGCAGGAGCCCGACGCGTCGATCCGCGCCTACCGCGACGACGTCATCGCCGCCATCGGAAACCAGAACCTGGTCGACGTCCGCTCCCCCGGCGAGTTCTCCGGCGAGCTGGCCGCGCCCGCGCACCTGCCGCAGGAGCAGGCGCAGGGCCGCGGACACGTCCCCGGAGCGCTCAACGTGCCCTGGAGCCAGGCCGCCAACGAGGACGGCACCTTCAAGTCCGACGAGGAGCTTTCCGCCCTCTACGGCGCCAAGGGGTTCGACGACGCCAAGGAGACCATCGCCTACTGCCGCATCGGCGAGCGTTCCAGCCACACCTGGTTCGTCCTGCAGGAGATCCTCGGCAAGAAGAACGTCAAGAACTACGACGGCAGCTGGGTCGAGTACGGCTCGCTCGTCGGCGCCCCCATCGAGCAGGGCGCCTGA
- a CDS encoding DUF4395 domain-containing protein, with protein sequence MPLESTERDATRPAPASPGVGVDVRGPRFAAAVTTAVLAVVLLTGAWWLLAVQALVFAAGAAFGPRRSPYGWFFARLVAPRLTPPAEREPVAPLRFAQTVGLAFAVVGLAGYTAGMPLLGAIATAFALFAALLNAAFGVCLGCRMYPMLAYLRMS encoded by the coding sequence ATGCCTCTGGAATCCACCGAACGCGACGCCACGCGTCCGGCCCCCGCGTCGCCGGGCGTCGGCGTGGACGTCCGCGGTCCCCGCTTCGCCGCCGCCGTCACGACCGCCGTTCTCGCGGTCGTGCTGCTCACCGGTGCTTGGTGGCTGCTCGCCGTTCAGGCCCTGGTGTTCGCCGCCGGCGCCGCCTTCGGCCCGCGCCGCAGCCCGTACGGTTGGTTCTTCGCCCGCCTCGTCGCCCCCCGCCTCACGCCTCCGGCGGAGCGGGAGCCGGTGGCGCCCCTGCGTTTTGCGCAGACGGTGGGCCTCGCCTTCGCGGTCGTCGGCCTCGCCGGTTACACGGCGGGGATGCCGTTGCTCGGCGCCATCGCCACCGCGTTCGCGCTGTTCGCAGCACTGTTGAACGCAGCCTTCGGCGTCTGCCTGGGCTGCAGGATGTACCCGATGCTCGCCTACCTGCGAATGTCATGA
- a CDS encoding putative leader peptide — translation MMLTRRRAVDLCRLGGCCCSCC, via the coding sequence ATGATGCTCACCCGACGCCGCGCAGTCGACCTGTGCCGCCTCGGGGGCTGTTGCTGTTCCTGTTGCTGA